The sequence CTCCTCGTCCTGATTGGTGGACTGCTGGCCGTGTGGCGTCTGTCACGGCCCGCGCCGCCGTCCGGTCCTGCGGGCGGCCCCACGCCAGCGCCGGGATCTTTGCCTGAAGGCGCAAAGCCGGCGCACATCCGCGGCAACCCGAATGCACCCGTCACGCTCGAAGAGTTCGCCGATTTTCAGTGCGGAGCGTGCGGCGCCTACCATCACGAACTAAAAAAGATTGAGGCCGAATTCGGCGATCGACTCCGCGTCATCTTTCGCGAGAACCCTCTCTATCCAAATCACCCGTATTCGATCATTTCGGCTCAGGCCGCTGAGGCCGCCGGCGTGCAGAGTGAAAACCATTTCTGGCTGATGCACGACAAACTCTTCGAAAATCAAAAGGCGTGGACAGAAGCAAGAGACAAAGACGCCGCCGTGGCGATGTTTGTGGATTACGCGAAACAGATCGGCCTCAATGCTGATCGTTTTATGCGCGACTTTAACGGCGAGGTGGTAGCGCAGCGTCTGACTCAGGACGGAATTCGCGGCCGGGCCGTGGGCGTACAGGGGACGCCAACTTTTTTCGTCAACGGCAAAGAAGCCAAGGGCGAGTCGTGGAAGCCTGACGGCTTGCGCGCGATGATTAACGAAGCGCTGGCGGGACGTTAAGCTTCGTGCTCCCTCTCCCTTTGGAGTGCGGCGGCTTGACGCCGCTTTTTCTGAGCGTCGGGTTGAGAAAAGCGCCATTCAAGCCGGCGCACTCCAAATCAATGAAGCCATCGCCGGACGCCGCTACCCGCATCTCCTGGACGTACATCATCTCGGCACTTCTGGCGCTCGTCGGCTTGGGTGATTCCATTTATTTGACCGTGCAGCACATCACCGGCGAAAGTCTGCGGTGCACAATCATCTCAGGCTGTTCCGAAGTTCTTAGCAGTTCGTATGCCCAGGTGGGACCTGTTCCGTTAGCGGCGATTGGCGCCGCCGCTTATTTCACGGTCTTCAGTCTGGCAACGCTGGCTGCCTTCGACTATCGGTTCGCGCTTCCCTTTCTGAAAATTGTCGTCGCGCTTATGTTTCTGACGACGCTCTGGCTGCTCTATCTGCAAGCCTTCGTCATCCGGCATTTCTGTCAATACTGCCTTTTGTCGGCGGCAGTGACGACGGCCCTCACGGCCATCGTTTTCCTCCCGCCCTTGCTGAAGAGACGCGCACGCGCTGTAAACTAAGTGGCCGCTTGCCACGTCTAACTCACGCTGTTAATCTTTGAAGTTCAATTCACCCGTCCAAAAGGAGTTCGCATGAAGAAGCATTTTACGGTTTATCTCATCCTCGCTTCTCTTCTGGTTATTGTGCTCGCCGCTGTTACCAGCATCGGCAGGCCGGTTGCCGATGTGCCCGCGCCGCCGGCGATTGGAACCGTCATTGACGATTTCAAACTGCCGGATGCGAGCGGCAAAGAGCATTCGCTCAAGTCGCTTATGGGGGCAAAGGGCACAGTAATTCTGTTCGTCGCGACGAAATGTCCGGTGTCGAACAACTACAACGAGCGCATGGAGAAGCTCGCGCAGGATTACAAAGCCAAGGGCATTAACGTCATCGGCATCAATTCCAACAACACGGAAAATGCCGCCGAGGTTAAGTCGCACGCGGCTGAACGCGGCCTGACGTTTCCGATCCTTAAAGACGAAGGCAACAAGATTGCCGATCGCTGGGGCGCGACACGCACGCCGGAAGCCTATGTGCTCGACGCCAACATGAAGCTCGTCTACCACGGCCGCATCGACAACTCGCAGAAGGTGGAAGCCATCACTTCCAACGATCTGCGCGACGCGCTCGATGAACTGTCCGCCGGCAAAGCAGTCACCAAGACGGGCGGCGCAGCGTTCGGATGCACGATTAAGCGAGCCGCGTAATTGGTTGTGATCACGCAAGTTGTTAACTTGCGTTCCGCTTTTTAGAAAGAACCGCAAGTAACGTTGCGGTACACGCATGCGTCTTTCGAAACTGCTCATCATCATGGCGCTGTGGATGCTGCCCACGTACGGGCAGACTTTCACAGCGCCTTCGTCCGTCAGACTTCCGGAGAAGCGCGCCGCGTTTGATCTACTCATCATCCCCAGATTCGCCGATATCCTGCCACCAGCAGTCTGGAACGAACCGTGTTTTTGTCCGGAGTCTGAACCACAATGCGCTCAGTACTACAGGGGGAAATATCGTGGCTCGCTAGGATTGCCAAACTACAAATTGCGCGTTCCCACAGCCGAGATTAAAGAAATCGATCTCGAGGGTCTGAAGAAGTTGCTGCAACGCGATGCAAAGGACGCGCGGCCGCTGTTGGTGAACTTCTGGGCGACATGGTGCGACCCGTGCCGTGAAGAATTTCCCGATCTCGTAAAGATTGACGCGGACTACGGGGCTAAGAACCTGAACTTCGTAACGGTTTCGCTTGATGACGTTTCGGAGATCGGCACAGAAGTGCCGAAGTTTCTGAAACAGGTGAAGGCAACGATGTTGACCGTGTTGCTGAACGTCAACGATCCCGAACCGGCGATTAAATCAGTGGACCCAGCCTGGGACGGCCAGTTGCCGGCGACGTTTCTTTACGACAAAGACGGAAAGGTCGTCTTCCGCCATTTTGGCAAGATCAAGCCGGACGAGTTGCGTGCGGCAATCGACAAGGAAATGAGCCGTAAGTAATAAGCGACAGTTTCAAGTTTAAAGTTTCAGGTTTCAAGTTGGGTGGGTTGCAAACTTGAAACTTGTAACTTGAAACCTGAAACAGCGAATGATAACTCCTGAAATTCTTTCCACGCACAATCTAACTCTCGAAGAATTCACGCGTATACAAGAACTGCTCGGGCGCGAGCCGAACCTGGTTGAGCTCGGCGTCTTCTCAGTCATGTGGTCTGAGCACTGTTCGTATAAGTCTTCGCGGATTCATCTCAAGCGTTTGCCGACGCAAGGCGAGCGCGTCATCGTGCCGCCGGGCGAAAACGCCGGCGTGGTCGATGTCGGCGACGGCTGGTGCGCCGCTTTCAAGATCGAATCGCACAATCACCCTTCGTTCATCGAGCCGTTTCAGGGGGCCGCCACCGGCGTCGGCGGAATCCTGCGCGATATCTTCACAATGGGCGCCCGGCCGATCGCCGCCCTAAACAGTCTGCGGTTTGGCTCGCTCGATGATCCAAAGAACGGACAACGCAATCGTTCCCTGCTCGCCGGCGTGGTGGCGGGGATTGCGCATTACGGCAACGCGTTCGGCGTTCCGACAATTGGCGGCGAAGTCGCATTCGATGATGCTTATGCGCTGAATCCGCTCGTGAATGCGTTCGCGCTTGGCCTGGTGCGGAAAGATCAAATCTTCTTCGGCAAGGCAACTGGCGTTGGTAACCCGGTGCTGTATGTGGGCGCGAAAACCGGCCGCGATGGAATTCACGGCGCGACCATGGCTTCCGCGGAGTTTGATGAAGAGGCCTTGGAAAAACGTCCGACGGTTCAGGTCGGCGATCCCTTTCTGGAAAAGCTCCTGCTGGAAGCTTGTCTCGAAGCGATGCGCAGCGGCGCGATAGCCGGCATTCAGGACATGGGCGCGGCGGGCCTGACCTGCTCGACGTGCGAGATGGCCGCCCGCGCCGGTACTGGTATCGAGATCGATTTATCATTAGTCCCGCAACGCGAAACGGGCATGACGGCTTACGAGATGCTTCTGTCTGAATCGCAGGAGCGCATGCTGATCGTTGCTCACAAAGGCCGTTCAAAAGAGGTTGTCGAGATTTTCGCGAAGTGGGACCTGGATGCGGTGGTCATCGGTCACGTGCACGACGATGGCCGCATGCGCGTCAAGCATGAGGGCGAAGTCGTTTGTGATGTGCCGGTACTGGCTTTGACGGATGAAGCGCCGATTTATGAGCGCGAAATGCGCGCTCCGAAAACTGAAGTTTCGGGTTCCGAGTTTCGAGTTTCGAGTTCGCACCTCGGGACGGATTCGGCAACCACCAAAGGAACGGATGGTGCGGGAGAGATAAACTCGAAACTCGAAACTCGAAACCCGAAACTTCTTGAGCTTCTTAGTTCACCAAATCTCGCCTCAAAAGAATGGGTCTATCGCCAGTACGATCACATGGTGCGGACTAACACGGTCGTGCTTCCCGGGGCGGATGCAGCCGTAGTGCGGATCAAAGAAACGCGCAAGGCTCTGGCGATTGCCCTCGACGGAAACGGTCGTTACTGCGCCGCGAATCCGCGTGAGGGCGCGAAGCTCGCGGTTGCCGAAGCCGCGCGCAACGTGGTCTGTGTCGGCGCCAAACCGATAGCGGTGACCAATTGTCTCAACTTCGCTTCGCCGGAACGGCCTGAAGTTATGTGGTCGTTCTCCGAAGTCATCGATGGAATCGCCGAAGCGTGTCGCGCATTCGACACGCCGGTCGTGTCCGGCAACGTCTCGTTTTATAACGAGACTGAAGGTCGCGGCGTTTTGCCGACCCCGGTAATCGGGATGCTTGGGCTCATCGAAGACGTGAAGCGTGTGATTCAGCCCGGCTTTAAAAAGGAAGGCGATGTGATCGCGCTGCTCGGAGTAACAGAGGACGAAGGAGAGGTTCCGGCGATCGACCTGCAACGCGAACTCGCCGTGCAAGCCGCTTGCCTGCGGGCCGCCGAAGCCGGTCTGCTTCGTTCCGCCCATGATTGCTCCGAAGGCGGTTTAGCGGTGGCACTCGCGGAAAGCTGCTTCTCTTCACTGAATCGAGATGCGATTGGCGCTGAGATTAGTCTGGAGTCTGCTGGGAGCGCGGGCAAGCGGGGTCCCCAGCGGGGCAGCCCCGCTCGGGTGCTCGTCCTGCCCGCATCTTTGATGTTCAGCGAATCTCCTTCACGCATCATCATCAGCTTTAACGAATCAGCGCGTAGTGAAATCGAAGCTATCGCGAAGGATGCCGGTTCGCCCCTCACGATTCTTGGTACTGTCGGGGGAGATCGTTTGCGAATTAAGGTTGGCGAGCAGGAAGACGTGAACTCGCGGGTGGCTGAGCTGGAAGCAGTCTGGCGCTCCTCACTCAAGTTGAAATTGCAGGCCGAAGCGATGGCGGCAGGCGCCGAGTAACCCGATTACTTCTTCGCCAAAACCACCGGCGATTGTTCGGCCGCGCGAATCTTTTCGAAGAAGGTACGCACGGCGGCGTATTGCTCGACGGGAATGGTGCCTGCTTTTTGCACCAGCTTGCGCGTGAAAACCAGATGCCCGTCTTTGACTTCGTAGTTCGTCGCATACGATCCGAAGGTCGTATCGAGTTTCACTGCATCCGGCAACTCGTCCACGGCAAATCCCGCCGGCAGTTTCAGACTCAAAGTTTCGGAATAGGCATTTGAAGTAAGCACCACCGGATGTTTGCGCTTCGCTTCGGTTAACGCCAGCGATTCGCGGCGCGAGACAATCGCGGGCTTGAAAATCATCAGCCGCTCCTGCATCACCTGGCCGTATGACGGCGCGGTAAAATCGATGTCCAGATTGAACTGACCGGCAGCCGCATCGTCGCGCGGTTCAAGTTTGTTCACTTTCGCCGCGGTGGCGCCCGCGCTAATCCAGCCCTCGATCACTTTCTGATAATCGGAACGCGAGGAACGACGGAACTCCGCGCGATAGCCTGAAGCCCAGCGGCCGTTAGCCTGCTCCTGAATCTTCGCCGCGAGCGACCCGTCCGCCGTCAGATTCGCTTCGATCCGGCGCTCAAGCAAATTGCTCTCGACCGGCGTGACCGGCATCCGCAATAAAGATCCCGATTCGCCGGCGACGATCAATGCCCAACTTCCCTGTTCGTGATCCGGAAGATCTCCAACACGCGTGTCTTCGTCCGTCGCATCGAACATCAAAAGCCGCCCGAGCGTCGGATGCGCCACCACGGTCGCCGCTTGAGTCTCATCGCTGACTTTGATGGCGATGATGCAATGATTGAATTGATTCGGCGACGCCCACTCGTCGCGTACATAATCCGGGTCGCCGGAATAAATGCCGACGGGGTACGAAGTGATATTCAGCACCTTTAACATCGCCCGCATCAGATTCGCTTTGTCTTTGCAGTCGCCGTAGCCCTTCGCGAAAACCTCGGCCGCCGTGCGCGGACGCATGCCAC is a genomic window of Pyrinomonadaceae bacterium containing:
- a CDS encoding thioredoxin domain-containing protein, with the protein product MKRVVPFVLILLVLIGGLLAVWRLSRPAPPSGPAGGPTPAPGSLPEGAKPAHIRGNPNAPVTLEEFADFQCGACGAYHHELKKIEAEFGDRLRVIFRENPLYPNHPYSIISAQAAEAAGVQSENHFWLMHDKLFENQKAWTEARDKDAAVAMFVDYAKQIGLNADRFMRDFNGEVVAQRLTQDGIRGRAVGVQGTPTFFVNGKEAKGESWKPDGLRAMINEALAGR
- a CDS encoding TlpA disulfide reductase family protein, giving the protein MRLSKLLIIMALWMLPTYGQTFTAPSSVRLPEKRAAFDLLIIPRFADILPPAVWNEPCFCPESEPQCAQYYRGKYRGSLGLPNYKLRVPTAEIKEIDLEGLKKLLQRDAKDARPLLVNFWATWCDPCREEFPDLVKIDADYGAKNLNFVTVSLDDVSEIGTEVPKFLKQVKATMLTVLLNVNDPEPAIKSVDPAWDGQLPATFLYDKDGKVVFRHFGKIKPDELRAAIDKEMSRK
- a CDS encoding thioredoxin family protein, whose amino-acid sequence is MKKHFTVYLILASLLVIVLAAVTSIGRPVADVPAPPAIGTVIDDFKLPDASGKEHSLKSLMGAKGTVILFVATKCPVSNNYNERMEKLAQDYKAKGINVIGINSNNTENAAEVKSHAAERGLTFPILKDEGNKIADRWGATRTPEAYVLDANMKLVYHGRIDNSQKVEAITSNDLRDALDELSAGKAVTKTGGAAFGCTIKRAA
- a CDS encoding DUF3857 domain-containing protein, yielding MRRTLLATITLIILTASTARAAGDEAPAWLQQLAKLPAPTYEKDVPAVVLQDEERVTVSEDGRITTVSTFAIRILLREGREFAKAIEFYENDAGKVRELKAWLIRPGGTVKKYGNGETIDAVEDPNDIYNESRIKMINGSDDADAGAVFGYQSTTEERSIFSHDVWAFQNRLPVLSSRYVLTLPQGWVAKNATFNHAAITPVISGSTYTWELGNLSPIAPEPSSPRVSSLAPRIAVSFYPPADKPSSNFKTFTTWAQVSYWLSELHDPQSAPNDALAEKARQLTANQKTELDKIKAIGSYVQNIRYIAIAIGVKRGGGMRPRTAAEVFAKGYGDCKDKANLMRAMLKVLNITSYPVGIYSGDPDYVRDEWASPNQFNHCIIAIKVSDETQAATVVAHPTLGRLLMFDATDEDTRVGDLPDHEQGSWALIVAGESGSLLRMPVTPVESNLLERRIEANLTADGSLAAKIQEQANGRWASGYRAEFRRSSRSDYQKVIEGWISAGATAAKVNKLEPRDDAAAGQFNLDIDFTAPSYGQVMQERLMIFKPAIVSRRESLALTEAKRKHPVVLTSNAYSETLSLKLPAGFAVDELPDAVKLDTTFGSYATNYEVKDGHLVFTRKLVQKAGTIPVEQYAAVRTFFEKIRAAEQSPVVLAKK
- a CDS encoding vitamin K epoxide reductase family protein; amino-acid sequence: MKPSPDAATRISWTYIISALLALVGLGDSIYLTVQHITGESLRCTIISGCSEVLSSSYAQVGPVPLAAIGAAAYFTVFSLATLAAFDYRFALPFLKIVVALMFLTTLWLLYLQAFVIRHFCQYCLLSAAVTTALTAIVFLPPLLKRRARAVN
- the purL gene encoding phosphoribosylformylglycinamidine synthase subunit PurL → MITPEILSTHNLTLEEFTRIQELLGREPNLVELGVFSVMWSEHCSYKSSRIHLKRLPTQGERVIVPPGENAGVVDVGDGWCAAFKIESHNHPSFIEPFQGAATGVGGILRDIFTMGARPIAALNSLRFGSLDDPKNGQRNRSLLAGVVAGIAHYGNAFGVPTIGGEVAFDDAYALNPLVNAFALGLVRKDQIFFGKATGVGNPVLYVGAKTGRDGIHGATMASAEFDEEALEKRPTVQVGDPFLEKLLLEACLEAMRSGAIAGIQDMGAAGLTCSTCEMAARAGTGIEIDLSLVPQRETGMTAYEMLLSESQERMLIVAHKGRSKEVVEIFAKWDLDAVVIGHVHDDGRMRVKHEGEVVCDVPVLALTDEAPIYEREMRAPKTEVSGSEFRVSSSHLGTDSATTKGTDGAGEINSKLETRNPKLLELLSSPNLASKEWVYRQYDHMVRTNTVVLPGADAAVVRIKETRKALAIALDGNGRYCAANPREGAKLAVAEAARNVVCVGAKPIAVTNCLNFASPERPEVMWSFSEVIDGIAEACRAFDTPVVSGNVSFYNETEGRGVLPTPVIGMLGLIEDVKRVIQPGFKKEGDVIALLGVTEDEGEVPAIDLQRELAVQAACLRAAEAGLLRSAHDCSEGGLAVALAESCFSSLNRDAIGAEISLESAGSAGKRGPQRGSPARVLVLPASLMFSESPSRIIISFNESARSEIEAIAKDAGSPLTILGTVGGDRLRIKVGEQEDVNSRVAELEAVWRSSLKLKLQAEAMAAGAE